In a single window of the Melioribacteraceae bacterium genome:
- the nirK gene encoding nitrite reductase, copper-containing produces the protein MKKFINQFTSFLILLFSISTLLMTGLGCSEKKSDRIIGSEQAKLTKAPFVPEPITRDYPTKVIIDLEVLELEKELTTGVKYMVWTFGGDVPGSFIRVREGDFVEFRLHNHSSSKLPHNIDLHAVTGPGGGAEASFTAPGHTSVFSFTALNAGLYVYHCATAPVGLHIANGMYGLIYVQPKEALPTVDKEYYIMQSEFYTVGNYGETGLQSFSMEKALTETPDYVVFNGSVGSLVGDKAIQAKTGERIRLFVGNGGPNLISSFHVIGEIFDLVYSEGGTNALQKNVQTTVVPAGGSSIVEFKVDVPGKFILVDHSIFRAFNKGALGMLEVEGEKNLKTYSGKIKESIYLGTAFSNDLNKNKTAAESSDSKPDFMRLGQSIYNESCAACHQVDGKGLPNVFPPLLNSDYLKNKEAAISTIISGKTGPITVNGKTYNGVMPPQNLNNQQAAAVLTYVYNKFNNSKMKVTEKDVEKVRNSKGSGK, from the coding sequence ATGAAAAAATTTATTAATCAGTTCACATCTTTTTTAATCTTATTATTTTCAATATCAACATTATTAATGACCGGTCTTGGTTGTTCTGAAAAGAAAAGTGACCGGATTATTGGGAGTGAACAGGCTAAGCTGACCAAAGCTCCATTTGTACCAGAACCAATAACCAGAGACTATCCAACAAAAGTTATTATCGATCTTGAAGTCCTTGAACTTGAGAAAGAATTAACAACCGGAGTTAAATATATGGTATGGACTTTTGGCGGGGATGTTCCTGGAAGTTTCATAAGGGTCCGCGAGGGGGATTTTGTTGAATTCCGACTTCATAATCATTCAAGCAGCAAACTTCCACACAATATTGATCTGCATGCGGTTACCGGTCCCGGGGGTGGTGCCGAAGCATCTTTTACTGCACCAGGGCATACATCAGTATTTTCCTTCACAGCTTTGAACGCTGGCTTATATGTTTATCACTGTGCTACGGCACCAGTTGGGCTACACATTGCCAACGGTATGTATGGTTTAATTTATGTTCAGCCCAAAGAAGCGCTCCCCACAGTTGATAAAGAATATTATATAATGCAAAGTGAATTCTATACGGTTGGAAATTATGGGGAGACGGGACTGCAATCCTTTAGTATGGAAAAAGCTTTAACAGAAACTCCCGATTATGTAGTGTTTAATGGCTCAGTTGGATCTCTCGTGGGGGATAAAGCTATCCAAGCAAAGACCGGGGAAAGGATTCGTTTATTTGTTGGAAATGGCGGGCCAAACTTAATTTCTTCGTTTCATGTTATTGGTGAAATATTTGATTTAGTCTACAGTGAAGGGGGCACAAACGCATTACAAAAAAATGTACAGACAACTGTCGTTCCTGCGGGTGGTTCATCAATTGTTGAATTTAAAGTTGATGTGCCGGGAAAATTTATACTTGTTGATCATTCAATTTTTAGAGCATTTAATAAAGGCGCGTTAGGCATGCTTGAAGTTGAAGGAGAAAAGAATTTAAAAACATATTCGGGAAAAATTAAAGAAAGCATTTATTTAGGAACGGCCTTTTCAAACGATCTTAATAAAAATAAAACCGCAGCCGAATCCTCAGATTCAAAACCAGATTTTATGAGACTCGGGCAAAGTATATATAATGAATCATGCGCTGCCTGTCATCAAGTTGATGGGAAGGGATTACCAAATGTTTTTCCGCCACTATTGAATTCAGATTATTTAAAGAATAAAGAAGCCGCAATCAGCACAATAATCTCAGGAAAAACGGGCCCTATCACTGTAAATGGAAAAACATATAATGGCGTGATGCCCCCTCAAAATCTGAATAACCAACAAGCGGCCGCCGTACTTACCTATGTATATAATAAATTCAATAATTCCAAAATGAAGGTAACCGAAAAGGATGTTGAAAAAGTTAGAAACTCAAAAGGTAGCGGTAAATAA
- a CDS encoding formylglycine-generating enzyme family protein has translation MLKKLETQKVAVNKMKTGFIYIFMLLSCFIFLSSTEAQPIRIKSNNMVLIKGGQYEPLYIDSSATKIKVASFYMDKYPVTNEQFIKFVEENPRWKKSKIKKLFADDSYLLKWRTDTEPGEKVNLTAPVTNVSWFAAKEYCECEGKRLPTIAEWEYAARASTNKLDATKDQNYLNKIIEWYSKPTPAEFKSVGQNQKNYWGVYDMHGLVWEWTSDFFTTLVTGESRGDSSIEKNLFCGSGSFSASNFKNYPAFMRFAFRSSLKANYTINNLGFRCVSSLSNEVTK, from the coding sequence ATGTTGAAAAAGTTAGAAACTCAAAAGGTAGCGGTAAATAAAATGAAAACCGGATTTATTTACATATTCATGTTGCTTTCTTGTTTTATATTTCTAAGCAGCACCGAAGCACAGCCAATTAGAATCAAATCTAACAACATGGTTCTTATTAAAGGGGGACAATATGAACCTCTATATATTGATTCCTCCGCAACCAAAATAAAAGTCGCTTCATTTTATATGGATAAATACCCAGTTACGAACGAACAATTCATAAAGTTTGTTGAAGAAAATCCGCGCTGGAAAAAATCGAAAATTAAAAAATTGTTCGCCGACGACTCCTATTTATTAAAATGGAGAACCGACACCGAACCGGGAGAAAAAGTAAATCTTACCGCCCCAGTAACCAATGTTTCATGGTTCGCCGCTAAAGAATATTGTGAGTGTGAAGGTAAGAGGCTTCCCACAATTGCGGAGTGGGAATATGCTGCCCGAGCCAGCACAAATAAACTTGATGCAACAAAAGATCAAAATTATTTAAATAAAATAATAGAGTGGTATTCCAAACCAACTCCCGCAGAATTTAAATCGGTAGGACAAAATCAAAAAAATTACTGGGGAGTTTATGATATGCATGGTTTGGTTTGGGAATGGACATCCGACTTTTTTACGACGCTTGTTACTGGAGAATCGAGAGGAGATAGTAGCATCGAAAAGAATTTATTCTGCGGTAGCGGATCGTTCAGCGCCTCCAACTTTAAAAACTACCCGGCATTTATGCGTTTCGCTTTTCGAAGCAGCTTAAAAGCAAATTACACCATTAACAATTTAGGATTTCGCTGTGTGAGCAGTTTATCTAACGAGGTGACAAAATGA
- a CDS encoding SCO family protein, with amino-acid sequence MKRALIISTIFSSILLLTVFGLIVSQRKNVAADESHSNNRKKSCCATESGKGEISETSIFQLDSKWVTEENKELSLAQLNGKSIVMTMFFASCTYACPIIVNDMKKIEASISKNKLENTEFLLISIDPERDTPEALKDFAERYKLDSKRWTLITGTKDGIDELAAVTGFKYKKEPEGSYSHSNIINIINERGEITFQHFGLNQDLSATITELHNKNKGI; translated from the coding sequence ATGAAAAGAGCACTAATAATTTCAACAATATTTTCTTCTATCCTATTATTAACTGTTTTTGGCTTAATAGTTTCTCAGAGAAAAAATGTAGCCGCTGACGAGAGTCATTCTAATAATAGAAAAAAATCATGCTGCGCTACTGAAAGCGGGAAAGGAGAAATATCAGAAACTTCAATATTTCAATTAGATTCAAAATGGGTAACAGAAGAAAACAAAGAACTGTCTCTCGCGCAATTAAATGGTAAATCAATAGTAATGACTATGTTTTTCGCGAGTTGTACTTATGCATGCCCAATAATTGTAAATGATATGAAAAAAATTGAAGCTTCAATTTCAAAAAACAAATTGGAGAATACGGAATTCCTTTTAATCTCAATTGATCCCGAGAGAGATACTCCAGAAGCACTTAAAGATTTCGCCGAACGCTATAAGCTTGATTCCAAAAGATGGACATTGATAACGGGCACGAAAGATGGAATTGATGAACTCGCAGCCGTCACAGGATTCAAATATAAAAAGGAACCTGAAGGTAGCTACTCCCATTCAAACATTATTAATATAATTAATGAACGGGGTGAAATAACCTTCCAGCATTTTGGATTAAACCAGGATTTATCAGCGACAATAACTGAACTACATAACAAAAACAAAGGTATATAA
- the ric gene encoding iron-sulfur cluster repair di-iron protein: MKANETNNSSDIYGKMVIKDLVLKNFKAVEVMEKYGIDFCCNGKKEIGSALEEKKIDLAKFYDELEEVISQRVDPNTRFESWELTFLCQYIVNNHHAYVKEAIPRITAHVNKVANKHGGRYPYLLEVASLFSTIANEMTSHMLKEEKILFPLIKYIVDCKNFNERPKNEGYGSIKNPINKMEQEHDSAGEILQQIRELTNNYDLPEDACTTFSITYQELDEFEKDLHKHIHLENNILFPKSIVLEEVLMQIKA, translated from the coding sequence ATGAAAGCTAATGAAACAAATAACAGTAGCGATATATATGGCAAAATGGTCATAAAAGATCTAGTTCTAAAAAACTTCAAAGCAGTAGAGGTGATGGAAAAATATGGAATTGATTTTTGCTGCAATGGAAAAAAAGAGATCGGATCAGCGCTCGAAGAGAAAAAAATTGATCTGGCAAAATTTTATGACGAACTTGAAGAAGTAATCTCACAAAGAGTTGATCCCAACACACGTTTTGAAAGTTGGGAGCTAACATTTCTTTGTCAATATATTGTTAATAATCATCATGCTTATGTAAAGGAGGCAATTCCAAGAATCACCGCTCATGTAAACAAAGTTGCCAACAAACATGGTGGCCGTTATCCATATCTGCTCGAAGTCGCCTCACTGTTCTCAACCATTGCAAATGAGATGACAAGCCATATGCTAAAAGAAGAAAAAATATTATTTCCTTTAATTAAGTATATAGTTGACTGCAAGAATTTCAATGAAAGGCCTAAAAACGAGGGATATGGTTCCATTAAAAACCCAATAAATAAAATGGAACAGGAGCATGATTCCGCCGGAGAAATTCTTCAACAAATAAGAGAGTTGACTAATAATTATGATCTACCTGAAGATGCATGCACAACTTTCTCAATTACATATCAGGAATTAGATGAATTCGAAAAGGATCTTCACAAGCACATTCATCTAGAAAACAATATTCTCTTTCCTAAATCGATCGTGTTAGAGGAAGTATTAATGCAAATAAAAGCGTGA
- a CDS encoding class I SAM-dependent methyltransferase, whose amino-acid sequence MKSDKFYDVVSKFYGLMIDFDKNLEIRKSAYKNIFPKLGKIADIGCGIGLDSIALLKNGHTVKSYDISPEMIKTAKQISSNYNVKILAQVGSFIEASSISTYDAIISVGNTIAHLNKKELAEAINYCYNGIKPGGQLFLHMLNYKLILKENKRINNIAVRDNLVIIRFYDFIKKDIGFNILTFPLDKPKEFTLVTTIHYPHKVKQLMRLLKQNGFEKITFGGDFQLNDFDEKTSKDLFILAKRSL is encoded by the coding sequence ATGAAAAGCGACAAATTTTATGATGTGGTTTCTAAATTCTATGGTCTGATGATTGATTTCGATAAGAATCTGGAAATAAGAAAAAGCGCGTATAAAAATATTTTTCCAAAACTGGGGAAAATTGCAGATATCGGCTGTGGAATAGGATTGGACTCTATTGCACTATTAAAAAATGGACATACAGTTAAATCTTACGACATCTCCCCTGAAATGATAAAAACCGCAAAGCAAATCTCGAGTAATTATAATGTTAAGATTTTGGCACAAGTTGGTTCATTCATTGAAGCATCATCTATTTCTACTTATGATGCAATCATCTCGGTTGGAAATACTATTGCTCATCTCAATAAAAAGGAATTAGCCGAAGCAATAAATTATTGTTACAATGGAATTAAGCCCGGAGGACAATTATTTCTCCACATGCTAAATTATAAATTGATTCTAAAAGAGAATAAAAGAATTAACAATATTGCTGTGAGAGATAATTTAGTAATTATCCGGTTTTATGATTTCATTAAAAAAGATATTGGCTTTAATATTCTTACCTTCCCTCTAGATAAACCAAAAGAATTCACATTAGTAACCACCATACACTACCCTCATAAGGTTAAACAATTAATGCGGTTATTAAAACAAAATGGATTTGAAAAGATAACATTTGGCGGGGATTTTCAACTAAATGATTTTGATGAGAAAACATCTAAAGATTTATTTATCCTTGCTAAGCGCAGCTTGTAG
- a CDS encoding Rrf2 family transcriptional regulator, which yields MTVFFSKACELGIQAVLFLSARETRIYNSEEVSKELNVPKEFVSKVMQILTSSGIIGSKKGKNGGFYLAKKAADIKLIDIVEAIDGLESFRSCVLGFPGCSHETPCPVHEKWGKLREEALKMLSEETLENLKDKTSSKIASLQAALSKDK from the coding sequence ATGACTGTCTTTTTTTCAAAAGCATGCGAATTGGGGATTCAGGCCGTGTTATTTTTATCAGCCAGGGAAACTCGCATATATAATTCTGAAGAGGTTTCTAAAGAATTAAACGTTCCCAAGGAGTTTGTTTCCAAAGTAATGCAGATATTAACTTCAAGCGGAATAATTGGCTCGAAAAAAGGTAAGAATGGTGGTTTTTATCTTGCTAAAAAAGCCGCTGATATAAAATTAATTGATATTGTTGAGGCAATTGATGGGTTAGAGAGTTTTAGATCGTGCGTGCTGGGTTTCCCCGGTTGTTCTCATGAAACACCCTGTCCTGTTCATGAAAAATGGGGTAAGCTTCGAGAGGAAGCTTTGAAAATGTTAAGTGAGGAAACATTGGAAAATCTTAAAGATAAAACCTCATCAAAAATTGCTTCACTACAAGCTGCGCTTAGCAAGGATAAATAA
- a CDS encoding CoA-binding protein, protein MNIEYQEKVKTFLSKKEIAIAGVSRKPVGEVGNPIMKKFIEEGYSVYPLNPSGEVIEGVQSYKNLSVLPQKVEAVFIATNPQKSIEVVNDCVANGVKIIWFHKSFGNGSYNKEAANHAEKNGITVIHSGCPMMFISNADIAHRCFKHVFSFFGKLK, encoded by the coding sequence ATGAATATAGAATATCAAGAAAAAGTAAAAACATTTTTAAGTAAAAAGGAAATTGCAATTGCAGGTGTCTCCCGCAAACCTGTTGGAGAAGTTGGAAATCCTATAATGAAAAAATTTATTGAGGAGGGATACTCGGTCTATCCCTTGAATCCATCTGGGGAAGTAATTGAGGGAGTGCAGTCCTATAAAAATCTCAGCGTATTGCCTCAAAAAGTTGAAGCAGTATTTATTGCAACCAATCCCCAAAAATCGATTGAAGTTGTTAATGACTGCGTTGCAAACGGAGTAAAAATTATTTGGTTTCATAAATCATTTGGGAATGGAAGCTATAATAAAGAAGCCGCAAACCATGCAGAAAAGAATGGTATTACAGTAATACATTCAGGTTGTCCTATGATGTTTATTTCAAATGCCGATATTGCTCATCGTTGCTTTAAGCATGTATTCTCCTTTTTCGGCAAACTTAAATAA